From Mus musculus strain C57BL/6J chromosome 17, GRCm38.p6 C57BL/6J, the proteins below share one genomic window:
- the Akap8l gene encoding A-kinase anchor protein 8-like isoform X5 has product MSYTGFVQGSETTLQSTYCDTSAQPTCDYGYGTWNSGTNRGYENYGYGYGYGQDNTTNYGYGMATSHSWEMASSDTNANPSASGSASADSVLSRINQRLDMMPHLETDMIQGGVYGSGGGERYDSYEACDSRAILSERDLYRSSYDYGELDPEMEMAYEGQYDAYRDQFRMRGGDTFGPRAQGWARDARSGRPMASGYGRMWEDPMGARGQCMPGASRLPSLFSQNIIPEYGMFQGMRGGGAFSGGSRFGFGFGNGMKQMRRTWKTWTTADFRTKKKKRKQGGSPDEPDSKATRTDCSDNSDSDNDEGTEGEAAEGTESAEAMEKGSRAEGEDEEGKEDGREGKEDSEKGALTAQDESSQAKRKLQASKKSQDKQKKRQRDRMVERIQFVCSLCKYRTFYEDEMGSHLDSKFHKEHFKYVGTKLPKQTADFLQEYVTNKTKKTEELRKTVEDLDGLIQQIYRDQDLTQEIAMEHFVKKVEAAHCAACDLFIPMQFGIIQKHLKTMDHNRNRRPHQPCLPCP; this is encoded by the exons GATATGGAACTTGGAACTCTGGGACAAATAGAG GCTACGAGAACTATGGttatggctatggctatggccAGGATAACACCACCAACTATGGGTATGGTATGGCCACTTCACACTCTTGGGAAATGGCTAGCTCTGACACAAATGCAAACCCTAGTGCCTCGGGTAGCGCCAGTGCCGATTCCGTTTTATCCAGAATTAACCAGCGCTTAGATATGATGCCGCACTTGGAGACAGACATGATACAAGGAGGTGTGTACGGCTCAGGTGGTGGAGAGAG ATATGACTCCTATGAGGCCTGTGACTCAAGGGCCATCCTGAGTGAACGAGACCTCTACCGGTCAAGCTATGACTATGGCGAGCTTGACCCTGAGATGGAAATGGCCTATGAGGGCCAATATGATGCCTACCGTGACCAGTTTCGAATGCGTGGAGGAGATACATTTGGTCCAAGGGCTCAGGGCTGGGCCCGGGATGCCCGGAGTGGACGGCCAATGGCCTCGGGCTATGGGCGCATGTGGGAAGATCCCATGGGGGCCCGGGGccagtgcatgcctggtgcctcccggctgccctccctcttctcccagaaCATCATACCCGAGTATGGCATGTTCCAGGGCATGCGTGGTGGGGGTGCCTTCTCTGGTGGCTCCCGATTTGGCTTTGGATTTGGCAATGGCATGAAGCAGATGAGGCGTACCTGGAAGACCTGGACCACAGCCGACTTCCGG accaaaaagaagaagagaaagcagggtGGCAGTCCTGATGAGCCAGACAGCAAAGCTACCAGAACAGACTGCTCAGACAACAGTGACTCAGACAATG ATGAAGGCACTGAGGGGGAAGCTGCAGAGGGTACTGAAAGTGCTGAGGCTATGGAGAAAGGCTCCCGAGCA GAAGGAGAAGACGAGGAGGGAAAAGAGGATGGGAGAGAAGGCAAAGAAGATTCGGAGAAAG GGGCCCTGACCGCCCAGGATGAGAGCAGCCAGGCCAAGCGCAAGTTGCAGGCAAGCAAGAAGAGccaagacaaacagaaaaagcGGCAGCGAGACCGTATGGTGGAAAG GATCCAGTTTGTGTGTTCTCTCTGCAAATACCGGACCTTCTATGAGGATGAGATGGGTAGCCACCTTGACAGCAAGTTCCACAAGGAACACTTCAAATATGTAGGCACCAAGCTTCCAAAGCAAACTGCTGACTTCCTGCAG GAATATGTCACCAACAAGACCAAGAAGACGGAGGAGCTCCGAAAAACTGTGGAGGACCTTGATGGTCTGATCCAACAAATCTACAGAGACCAAGATCTGACCCAAG AGATTGCTATGGAGCATTTTGTGAAGAAGGTAGAGGCGGCCCACTGTGCAGCCTGTGACCTTTTCATCCCCATGCAGTTTGGAATCATCCAAAAGCATCTCAAGACGATGGATCACAACCGAAACCGCAGG
- the Akap8l gene encoding A-kinase anchor protein 8-like isoform X3: protein MSYTGFVQGSETTLQSTYCDTSAQPTCDYGYGTWNSGTNRGYENYGYGYGYGQDNTTNYGYGMATSHSWEMASSDTNANPSASGSASADSVLSRINQRLDMMPHLETDMIQGGVYGSGGGERYDSYEACDSRAILSERDLYRSSYDYGELDPEMEMAYEGQYDAYRDQFRMRGGDTFGPRAQGWARDARSGRPMASGYGRMWEDPMGARGQCMPGASRLPSLFSQNIIPEYGMFQGMRGGGAFSGGSRFGFGFGNGMKQMRRTWKTWTTADFRTKKKKRKQGGSPDEPDSKATRTDCSDNSDSDNDEGTEGEAAEGTESAEAMEKGSRAEGEDEEGKEDGREGKEDSEKGALTAQDESSQAKRKLQASKKSQDKQKKRQRDRMVERIQFVCSLCKYRTFYEDEMGSHLDSKFHKEHFKYVGTKLPKQTADFLQEYVTNKTKKTEELRKTVEDLDGLIQQIYRDQDLTQEIAMEHFVKKVEAAHCAACDLFIPMQFGIIQKHLKTMDHNRNRRSSLTSPVCPAHSL, encoded by the exons GATATGGAACTTGGAACTCTGGGACAAATAGAG GCTACGAGAACTATGGttatggctatggctatggccAGGATAACACCACCAACTATGGGTATGGTATGGCCACTTCACACTCTTGGGAAATGGCTAGCTCTGACACAAATGCAAACCCTAGTGCCTCGGGTAGCGCCAGTGCCGATTCCGTTTTATCCAGAATTAACCAGCGCTTAGATATGATGCCGCACTTGGAGACAGACATGATACAAGGAGGTGTGTACGGCTCAGGTGGTGGAGAGAG ATATGACTCCTATGAGGCCTGTGACTCAAGGGCCATCCTGAGTGAACGAGACCTCTACCGGTCAAGCTATGACTATGGCGAGCTTGACCCTGAGATGGAAATGGCCTATGAGGGCCAATATGATGCCTACCGTGACCAGTTTCGAATGCGTGGAGGAGATACATTTGGTCCAAGGGCTCAGGGCTGGGCCCGGGATGCCCGGAGTGGACGGCCAATGGCCTCGGGCTATGGGCGCATGTGGGAAGATCCCATGGGGGCCCGGGGccagtgcatgcctggtgcctcccggctgccctccctcttctcccagaaCATCATACCCGAGTATGGCATGTTCCAGGGCATGCGTGGTGGGGGTGCCTTCTCTGGTGGCTCCCGATTTGGCTTTGGATTTGGCAATGGCATGAAGCAGATGAGGCGTACCTGGAAGACCTGGACCACAGCCGACTTCCGG accaaaaagaagaagagaaagcagggtGGCAGTCCTGATGAGCCAGACAGCAAAGCTACCAGAACAGACTGCTCAGACAACAGTGACTCAGACAATG ATGAAGGCACTGAGGGGGAAGCTGCAGAGGGTACTGAAAGTGCTGAGGCTATGGAGAAAGGCTCCCGAGCA GAAGGAGAAGACGAGGAGGGAAAAGAGGATGGGAGAGAAGGCAAAGAAGATTCGGAGAAAG GGGCCCTGACCGCCCAGGATGAGAGCAGCCAGGCCAAGCGCAAGTTGCAGGCAAGCAAGAAGAGccaagacaaacagaaaaagcGGCAGCGAGACCGTATGGTGGAAAG GATCCAGTTTGTGTGTTCTCTCTGCAAATACCGGACCTTCTATGAGGATGAGATGGGTAGCCACCTTGACAGCAAGTTCCACAAGGAACACTTCAAATATGTAGGCACCAAGCTTCCAAAGCAAACTGCTGACTTCCTGCAG GAATATGTCACCAACAAGACCAAGAAGACGGAGGAGCTCCGAAAAACTGTGGAGGACCTTGATGGTCTGATCCAACAAATCTACAGAGACCAAGATCTGACCCAAG AGATTGCTATGGAGCATTTTGTGAAGAAGGTAGAGGCGGCCCACTGTGCAGCCTGTGACCTTTTCATCCCCATGCAGTTTGGAATCATCCAAAAGCATCTCAAGACGATGGATCACAACCGAAACCGCAGG
- the Akap8l gene encoding A-kinase anchor protein 8-like isoform X4 — protein sequence MSYTGFVQGSETTLQSTYCDTSAQPTCDYGYGTWNSGTNRGYENYGYGYGYGQDNTTNYGYGMATSHSWEMASSDTNANPSASGSASADSVLSRINQRLDMMPHLETDMIQGGVYGSGGGERYDSYEACDSRAILSERDLYRSSYDYGELDPEMEMAYEGQYDAYRDQFRMRGGDTFGPRAQGWARDARSGRPMASGYGRMWEDPMGARGQCMPGASRLPSLFSQNIIPEYGMFQGMRGGGAFSGGSRFGFGFGNGMKQMRRTWKTWTTADFRTKKKKRKQGGSPDEPDSKATRTDCSDNSDSDNDEGTEGEAAEGTESAEAMEKGSRAEGEDEEGKEDGREGKEDSEKGALTAQDESSQAKRKLQASKKSQDKQKKRQRDRMVERIQFVCSLCKYRTFYEDEMGSHLDSKFHKEHFKYVGTKLPKQTADFLQEYVTNKTKKTEELRKTVEDLDGLIQQIYRDQDLTQEIAMEHFVKKVEAAHCAACDLFIPMQFGIIQKHLKTMDHNRNRRSYVVQAVLEFTL from the exons GATATGGAACTTGGAACTCTGGGACAAATAGAG GCTACGAGAACTATGGttatggctatggctatggccAGGATAACACCACCAACTATGGGTATGGTATGGCCACTTCACACTCTTGGGAAATGGCTAGCTCTGACACAAATGCAAACCCTAGTGCCTCGGGTAGCGCCAGTGCCGATTCCGTTTTATCCAGAATTAACCAGCGCTTAGATATGATGCCGCACTTGGAGACAGACATGATACAAGGAGGTGTGTACGGCTCAGGTGGTGGAGAGAG ATATGACTCCTATGAGGCCTGTGACTCAAGGGCCATCCTGAGTGAACGAGACCTCTACCGGTCAAGCTATGACTATGGCGAGCTTGACCCTGAGATGGAAATGGCCTATGAGGGCCAATATGATGCCTACCGTGACCAGTTTCGAATGCGTGGAGGAGATACATTTGGTCCAAGGGCTCAGGGCTGGGCCCGGGATGCCCGGAGTGGACGGCCAATGGCCTCGGGCTATGGGCGCATGTGGGAAGATCCCATGGGGGCCCGGGGccagtgcatgcctggtgcctcccggctgccctccctcttctcccagaaCATCATACCCGAGTATGGCATGTTCCAGGGCATGCGTGGTGGGGGTGCCTTCTCTGGTGGCTCCCGATTTGGCTTTGGATTTGGCAATGGCATGAAGCAGATGAGGCGTACCTGGAAGACCTGGACCACAGCCGACTTCCGG accaaaaagaagaagagaaagcagggtGGCAGTCCTGATGAGCCAGACAGCAAAGCTACCAGAACAGACTGCTCAGACAACAGTGACTCAGACAATG ATGAAGGCACTGAGGGGGAAGCTGCAGAGGGTACTGAAAGTGCTGAGGCTATGGAGAAAGGCTCCCGAGCA GAAGGAGAAGACGAGGAGGGAAAAGAGGATGGGAGAGAAGGCAAAGAAGATTCGGAGAAAG GGGCCCTGACCGCCCAGGATGAGAGCAGCCAGGCCAAGCGCAAGTTGCAGGCAAGCAAGAAGAGccaagacaaacagaaaaagcGGCAGCGAGACCGTATGGTGGAAAG GATCCAGTTTGTGTGTTCTCTCTGCAAATACCGGACCTTCTATGAGGATGAGATGGGTAGCCACCTTGACAGCAAGTTCCACAAGGAACACTTCAAATATGTAGGCACCAAGCTTCCAAAGCAAACTGCTGACTTCCTGCAG GAATATGTCACCAACAAGACCAAGAAGACGGAGGAGCTCCGAAAAACTGTGGAGGACCTTGATGGTCTGATCCAACAAATCTACAGAGACCAAGATCTGACCCAAG AGATTGCTATGGAGCATTTTGTGAAGAAGGTAGAGGCGGCCCACTGTGCAGCCTGTGACCTTTTCATCCCCATGCAGTTTGGAATCATCCAAAAGCATCTCAAGACGATGGATCACAACCGAAACCGCAGG